The Mesomycoplasma ovipneumoniae genome window below encodes:
- a CDS encoding DNA-processing protein DprA, translating into MNKKLIHYAIKYKGNYYSIQKAIQQNEEVTDDQIEEIEQLINSGEVRAITITDKNYPESLRILKNPPYVIFYSGNIEVLSDLQPKASLIGENYIPQIQNFFNRSLDQIIKRHVLVTNGYKGVEQKVMEFFRLHEIPIIGVSVNGVENPWMFDNFKDYDKLLIISEYPKGVNINKKRLIQRNRLVAALSNFLVVYSLRQKGGSQNLVNYFLDLGKEIYCFYDDDYENLIDFKGNFDLIYQGANWITEIKDVHYKIGMGEK; encoded by the coding sequence ATGAATAAAAAATTAATCCATTATGCAATCAAATATAAAGGAAATTATTACTCAATCCAAAAGGCAATTCAACAAAATGAAGAGGTAACAGATGACCAAATAGAAGAAATTGAACAATTAATTAACTCAGGGGAGGTTAGGGCAATTACAATTACAGATAAAAATTACCCTGAATCCTTACGGATTCTTAAAAACCCACCATATGTGATATTTTATAGTGGCAATATTGAAGTTTTAAGCGACTTGCAACCAAAAGCTTCACTAATTGGTGAAAATTACATCCCCCAAATTCAAAATTTTTTTAATCGTTCACTTGATCAAATAATAAAAAGACACGTTTTAGTAACAAATGGATATAAAGGAGTAGAACAAAAAGTAATGGAATTTTTCCGTTTACATGAAATACCAATTATTGGCGTTTCAGTAAATGGTGTTGAAAATCCTTGAATGTTTGATAATTTTAAAGATTACGATAAATTATTGATAATTTCTGAATACCCTAAGGGGGTTAACATTAATAAAAAACGACTAATCCAACGGAATCGATTAGTTGCTGCCCTTAGTAATTTTTTAGTGGTTTATTCACTTCGGCAAAAAGGTGGATCACAAAATCTAGTTAATTATTTTCTCGATCTTGGTAAGGAAATTTATTGCTTTTATGATGATGATTATGAAAATCTAATTGATTTTAAAGGTAATTTTGACTTAATTTATCAAGGAGCAAATTGGATAACCGAAATCAAAGATGTGCATTACAAAATAGGAATGGGTGAAAAATAA
- a CDS encoding Mbov_0395 family pilin-like conjugal transfer protein produces MYFLSLFQDTKVGGELSTLATTLQNWIKYLTQIGMPVVGGILVAAIVFFATMLAITHDVEKRDKWKKALIWSSIGFVIILVALGLSTVIISVASSAATGGAKG; encoded by the coding sequence ATGTATTTTTTAAGTTTATTTCAAGACACCAAAGTTGGAGGCGAGTTATCGACTCTTGCAACTACGTTGCAAAATTGAATAAAATATCTGACTCAAATAGGAATGCCCGTTGTTGGTGGGATTTTAGTTGCTGCAATTGTTTTTTTTGCAACAATGCTTGCAATTACCCACGATGTTGAAAAGCGGGATAAGTGAAAAAAAGCACTAATTTGGTCTTCAATTGGATTTGTAATCATTCTAGTTGCCCTTGGATTATCAACAGTAATAATCTCTGTTGCAAGTTCAGCTGCAACTGGCGGAGCTAAAGGGTAA
- a CDS encoding APC family permease encodes MMKTKSKNSLTERQFIFYGLNYIVGFGFIATISRVINQGIWGVFVFILTSLITLAVIFAFARAGQKYQNEVGGSYAYAKKTFKKGLVFFTGWNQVARIMLFSATSPLFFSTLLTQFDPDRQWVYVAISLVAYIILILAGSFGFKLSKQIIFFTAIFKWATLLIGFGLIIYLIIQSNTYGHSFSEIEPFSVTLFAGTILSFIYSYGGFESLATISQSVETKRFKKVIILIFLIVISAYFLFYIIFLGLGKEYLSNFGLEKVYETLWGASGVSLFTIGLFFNRMSATMGSVQPYARYIAPLAEDGFLPSVFAKKNKHNEYQYAIYLSVSLAISSSIIFTIIPRIAGVTDTFGTILKAGNISFLIQYFLTLFTVLIWKWRKSEQIPIWEIVIYILGMVVILFTLIVSQLPFISSEEVVFEQFIPLISYVAAMLIGYIVKFLNSWLKKRKLRKVVS; translated from the coding sequence ATAATGAAAACGAAATCAAAAAACTCACTTACAGAACGACAATTTATTTTTTACGGGCTAAATTATATTGTAGGATTTGGCTTCATCGCCACTATTTCGAGAGTAATTAATCAAGGAATTTGGGGTGTTTTTGTTTTTATTCTAACATCTTTAATTACTTTAGCGGTTATTTTTGCTTTTGCTCGAGCTGGGCAGAAATACCAAAATGAAGTTGGTGGTTCATATGCATATGCTAAAAAAACCTTTAAAAAAGGACTTGTTTTTTTCACAGGTTGAAATCAAGTTGCCCGAATTATGCTTTTTTCGGCAACAAGTCCGCTATTTTTTTCAACTTTACTAACACAATTTGATCCTGATCGCCAATGAGTTTATGTTGCTATTTCATTAGTAGCTTATATAATTTTAATTCTTGCCGGTAGCTTTGGGTTTAAGCTCTCAAAACAAATAATTTTTTTTACTGCTATTTTTAAATGGGCAACACTTCTTATTGGTTTTGGTTTAATTATTTATTTAATTATTCAATCAAATACATATGGACATAGTTTTAGCGAAATTGAACCTTTTAGTGTTACATTATTCGCTGGAACAATTTTATCATTTATTTATTCCTATGGTGGTTTTGAATCATTAGCAACAATTTCACAAAGTGTCGAAACAAAACGGTTTAAAAAAGTAATAATTCTAATTTTTCTTATAGTAATTTCTGCCTATTTTTTATTTTATATAATTTTTTTAGGACTTGGTAAAGAATATCTTTCAAACTTTGGACTTGAAAAAGTCTACGAAACTCTTTGAGGTGCATCAGGAGTATCACTTTTTACAATCGGATTATTCTTTAATCGAATGTCAGCGACAATGGGATCAGTCCAACCTTATGCAAGATATATTGCCCCACTTGCTGAAGACGGTTTTTTACCATCAGTTTTTGCCAAAAAAAATAAGCACAACGAATACCAATATGCTATTTATCTTTCAGTTTCGTTGGCAATTAGTTCAAGTATAATTTTTACAATTATCCCTAGAATTGCCGGTGTTACAGACACCTTTGGTACAATTTTAAAGGCAGGAAATATCTCCTTTTTAATTCAGTATTTTCTCACACTTTTTACAGTTTTAATTTGAAAATGACGAAAAAGCGAACAAATACCAATTTGAGAAATTGTAATTTACATTTTAGGTATGGTTGTTATTTTATTTACCCTTATTGTTTCACAATTACCATTTATTAGTTCTGAAGAAGTAGTTTTTGAGCAGTTTATACCTTTAATAAGTTACGTTGCTGCAATGTTAATTGGGTATATCGTTAAATTTTTAAATTCTTGACTAAAAAAGAGAAAATTGAGAAAAGTAGTTAGTTAA